From one Callithrix jacchus isolate 240 chromosome 2, calJac240_pri, whole genome shotgun sequence genomic stretch:
- the MATR3 gene encoding matrin-3 isoform X18, with protein sequence MLQQSTNPAPGILGPPPPSFHLGGPAVGPRGNLGAGNGNLQGPRHMQKGRVETSRVVHIMDFQRGKNLRYQLLQLVEPFGVISNHLILNKINEAFIEMATTEDAQAAVDYYTTTPALVFGKPVRVHLSQKYKRIKKPEGKPDQKFDQKQELGRVIHLSNLPHSGYSDSAVLKLAEPYGKIKNYILMRMKSQAFIEMETREDAMAMVDHCLKKALWFQGRCVKVDLSEKYKKLVLRIPNRGIDLLKKDKSRKRSYSPDGKESPSDKKSKTDGSQKTESSTEGKEQEEKSGDDGEKDTKDDQTEQEPNMLLESEDELLVDEEEAAALLESGSSVGDEADLANLGDVTSDGKKESSEKAVKKDASASAAAKKKLKKVDKIEELDQENEAALENGIKNEENTEPGAESAENAEDPNKDTSENADGQSDENKEDYTIPDEYRIGPYQPNVPVGIDYVIPKTGFYCKLCSLFYTNEEVAKNTHCSSLPHYQKLKKFLNKLAEERRQKKET encoded by the exons ATGTTGCAGCAGTCTACAAATCCAGCACCAGGAATTCTGGGACCTCCACCTCCCTCGTTTCATCTTGGGGGACCAGCAGTTGGGCCAAGAGGAAATCTGg GTGCTGGAAACGGAAACCTGCAGGGACCTAGACACATGCAAAAAGGCAGAGTG GAAACTAGCAGAGTTGTTCACATCATGGATTTTCAACGAGGGAAAAACTTGAGATATCAGCTGTTACAACTGGTGGAACCATTTGGAGTCATTTCAAATCATCtgattctaaataaaattaatgag GCATTTATTGAAATGGCAACCACAGAGGATGCTCAGGCCGCGGTGGATTATTATACAACCACACCAGCGTTAGTATTTGGCAAGCCAGTGAGAGTTCATTTATCCCAGAAGTATAAAAGAATAAag AAACCTGAAGGAAAGCCAGATCAGAAGTTTGATCAAAAGCAAGAGCTTGGACGTGTGATACATCTCAGCAATTTGCCTCATTCTGGCTATTCTGACAGTGCTGTCCTCAAGCTTGCTGAGCCCTATGGGAAAATAAAGAATTACATATTGATGAGGATGAAAAGTCAG gcttttattgagatggagacAAGAGAAGATGCAATGGCAATGGTTGACCATTGTTTGAAAAAAGCTCTTTGGTTTCAGGGGAGATGTGTGAAGGTTGACCTGtctgagaaatataaaaaactgGTACTGAGG ATTCCCAACAGAGGCATTGATTTACTGAAAAAAGATAAATCCcg GAAAAGATCTTATTCTCCAGACGGCAAAGAATCTCCAAGTGATAAGAAATCTAAGACTGATGGTTCCCAGAAGACTGAAAGTTCAACCGAAGGTAAAGAACAAGAAGAGAAGTCCGGTGACGATGGTGAGAAAGACACAAAGGATGACCAGACAGAGCAGGAACCTAATATGCTTCTTGAATCTGAAGATGAACTACTTGTCGATGAAGAAGAAGCAGCAGCACTGCTAGAAAGTGGCAGTTCAGTGGGAGACGAGGCCGATCTTGCTAATTTAGGTGATGTGACTTCTGATGGAAAAAAGGAATCTTCAGAAAAAGCTGTGAAAAAAGATGCAAGTGCTTCAGCAGCAGCAAAGAAAAAGCTTAAAAAG GTGGACAAGATCGAGGAACTTGATCAAGAAAATGAAGCAGCGttggaaaatggaattaaaaatgaggaaaatacagAACCAGGTGCTGAATCTGCTGAGAACGCTGAAGATCCCAACAAAGATACAAGTGAAAATGCAGATGGTCAAAGTGATGAGAACAAGGAGGACTATACAATCCCAGATGAGTATAGAATTGGACCGTATCAGCCCAACGTTCCTGTTG GTATAGACTATGTGATACCTAAAACAGGGTTTTACTGTAAGCTGTGTTCACTCTTTTATACAAATGAAGAAGTTGCAAAGAATACTCACTGCAGCAGCCTTCCTCATTATCAGAAATTAAAG aaatttctgAATAAATTGGCAGAAGAACGCAGGCAGAAGAAGGAAACTTAA
- the MATR3 gene encoding matrin-3 isoform X13 — protein MGDPFMLQQSTNPAPGILGPPPPSFHLGGPAVGPRGNLGAGNGNLQGPRHMQKGRVETSRVVHIMDFQRGKNLRYQLLQLVEPFGVISNHLILNKINEAFIEMATTEDAQAAVDYYTTTPALVFGKPVRVHLSQKYKRIKKPEGKPDQKFDQKQELGRVIHLSNLPHSGYSDSAVLKLAEPYGKIKNYILMRMKSQAFIEMETREDAMAMVDHCLKKALWFQGRCVKVDLSEKYKKLVLRIPNRGIDLLKKDKSRKRSYSPDGKESPSDKKSKTDGSQKTESSTEGKEQEEKSGDDGEKDTKDDQTEQEPNMLLESEDELLVDEEEAAALLESGSSVGDEADLANLGDVTSDGKKESSEKAVKKDASASAAAKKKLKKRRFPGIMEGFVTLDEVGDEDDSELQKLRKSGMTFKSGDRNDDGLVEIKVDKIEELDQENEAALENGIKNEENTEPGAESAENAEDPNKDTSENADGQSDENKEDYTIPDEYRIGPYQPNVPVGIDYVIPKTGFYCKLCSLFYTNEEVAKNTHCSSLPHYQKLKKFLNKLAEERRQKKET, from the exons AT GGGTGATCCATTCATGTTGCAGCAGTCTACAAATCCAGCACCAGGAATTCTGGGACCTCCACCTCCCTCGTTTCATCTTGGGGGACCAGCAGTTGGGCCAAGAGGAAATCTGg GTGCTGGAAACGGAAACCTGCAGGGACCTAGACACATGCAAAAAGGCAGAGTG GAAACTAGCAGAGTTGTTCACATCATGGATTTTCAACGAGGGAAAAACTTGAGATATCAGCTGTTACAACTGGTGGAACCATTTGGAGTCATTTCAAATCATCtgattctaaataaaattaatgag GCATTTATTGAAATGGCAACCACAGAGGATGCTCAGGCCGCGGTGGATTATTATACAACCACACCAGCGTTAGTATTTGGCAAGCCAGTGAGAGTTCATTTATCCCAGAAGTATAAAAGAATAAag AAACCTGAAGGAAAGCCAGATCAGAAGTTTGATCAAAAGCAAGAGCTTGGACGTGTGATACATCTCAGCAATTTGCCTCATTCTGGCTATTCTGACAGTGCTGTCCTCAAGCTTGCTGAGCCCTATGGGAAAATAAAGAATTACATATTGATGAGGATGAAAAGTCAG gcttttattgagatggagacAAGAGAAGATGCAATGGCAATGGTTGACCATTGTTTGAAAAAAGCTCTTTGGTTTCAGGGGAGATGTGTGAAGGTTGACCTGtctgagaaatataaaaaactgGTACTGAGG ATTCCCAACAGAGGCATTGATTTACTGAAAAAAGATAAATCCcg GAAAAGATCTTATTCTCCAGACGGCAAAGAATCTCCAAGTGATAAGAAATCTAAGACTGATGGTTCCCAGAAGACTGAAAGTTCAACCGAAGGTAAAGAACAAGAAGAGAAGTCCGGTGACGATGGTGAGAAAGACACAAAGGATGACCAGACAGAGCAGGAACCTAATATGCTTCTTGAATCTGAAGATGAACTACTTGTCGATGAAGAAGAAGCAGCAGCACTGCTAGAAAGTGGCAGTTCAGTGGGAGACGAGGCCGATCTTGCTAATTTAGGTGATGTGACTTCTGATGGAAAAAAGGAATCTTCAGAAAAAGCTGTGAAAAAAGATGCAAGTGCTTCAGCAGCAGCAAAGAAAAAGCTTAAAAAG CGTCGTTTCCCAGGGATTATGGAAGGTTTTGTCACTCTAGATGAGGTTGGTGATGAGGACGATTCGGAACTTCAGAAACTTCGTAAATCGGGCATGACATTTAAATCTGGTGACAGAAATGATGATGGTTTGGTTGAAATTAAGGTGGACAAGATCGAGGAACTTGATCAAGAAAATGAAGCAGCGttggaaaatggaattaaaaatgaggaaaatacagAACCAGGTGCTGAATCTGCTGAGAACGCTGAAGATCCCAACAAAGATACAAGTGAAAATGCAGATGGTCAAAGTGATGAGAACAAGGAGGACTATACAATCCCAGATGAGTATAGAATTGGACCGTATCAGCCCAACGTTCCTGTTG GTATAGACTATGTGATACCTAAAACAGGGTTTTACTGTAAGCTGTGTTCACTCTTTTATACAAATGAAGAAGTTGCAAAGAATACTCACTGCAGCAGCCTTCCTCATTATCAGAAATTAAAG aaatttctgAATAAATTGGCAGAAGAACGCAGGCAGAAGAAGGAAACTTAA
- the MATR3 gene encoding matrin-3 isoform X17: protein MGDPFMLQQSTNPAPGILGPPPPSFHLGGPAVGPRGNLGAGNGNLQGPRHMQKGRVETSRVVHIMDFQRGKNLRYQLLQLVEPFGVISNHLILNKINEAFIEMATTEDAQAAVDYYTTTPALVFGKPVRVHLSQKYKRIKKPEGKPDQKFDQKQELGRVIHLSNLPHSGYSDSAVLKLAEPYGKIKNYILMRMKSQAFIEMETREDAMAMVDHCLKKALWFQGRCVKVDLSEKYKKLVLRIPNRGIDLLKKDKSRKRSYSPDGKESPSDKKSKTDGSQKTESSTEGKEQEEKSGDDGEKDTKDDQTEQEPNMLLESEDELLVDEEEAAALLESGSSVGDEADLANLGDVTSDGKKESSEKAVKKDASASAAAKKKLKKVDKIEELDQENEAALENGIKNEENTEPGAESAENAEDPNKDTSENADGQSDENKEDYTIPDEYRIGPYQPNVPVGIDYVIPKTGFYCKLCSLFYTNEEVAKNTHCSSLPHYQKLKKFLNKLAEERRQKKET from the exons AT GGGTGATCCATTCATGTTGCAGCAGTCTACAAATCCAGCACCAGGAATTCTGGGACCTCCACCTCCCTCGTTTCATCTTGGGGGACCAGCAGTTGGGCCAAGAGGAAATCTGg GTGCTGGAAACGGAAACCTGCAGGGACCTAGACACATGCAAAAAGGCAGAGTG GAAACTAGCAGAGTTGTTCACATCATGGATTTTCAACGAGGGAAAAACTTGAGATATCAGCTGTTACAACTGGTGGAACCATTTGGAGTCATTTCAAATCATCtgattctaaataaaattaatgag GCATTTATTGAAATGGCAACCACAGAGGATGCTCAGGCCGCGGTGGATTATTATACAACCACACCAGCGTTAGTATTTGGCAAGCCAGTGAGAGTTCATTTATCCCAGAAGTATAAAAGAATAAag AAACCTGAAGGAAAGCCAGATCAGAAGTTTGATCAAAAGCAAGAGCTTGGACGTGTGATACATCTCAGCAATTTGCCTCATTCTGGCTATTCTGACAGTGCTGTCCTCAAGCTTGCTGAGCCCTATGGGAAAATAAAGAATTACATATTGATGAGGATGAAAAGTCAG gcttttattgagatggagacAAGAGAAGATGCAATGGCAATGGTTGACCATTGTTTGAAAAAAGCTCTTTGGTTTCAGGGGAGATGTGTGAAGGTTGACCTGtctgagaaatataaaaaactgGTACTGAGG ATTCCCAACAGAGGCATTGATTTACTGAAAAAAGATAAATCCcg GAAAAGATCTTATTCTCCAGACGGCAAAGAATCTCCAAGTGATAAGAAATCTAAGACTGATGGTTCCCAGAAGACTGAAAGTTCAACCGAAGGTAAAGAACAAGAAGAGAAGTCCGGTGACGATGGTGAGAAAGACACAAAGGATGACCAGACAGAGCAGGAACCTAATATGCTTCTTGAATCTGAAGATGAACTACTTGTCGATGAAGAAGAAGCAGCAGCACTGCTAGAAAGTGGCAGTTCAGTGGGAGACGAGGCCGATCTTGCTAATTTAGGTGATGTGACTTCTGATGGAAAAAAGGAATCTTCAGAAAAAGCTGTGAAAAAAGATGCAAGTGCTTCAGCAGCAGCAAAGAAAAAGCTTAAAAAG GTGGACAAGATCGAGGAACTTGATCAAGAAAATGAAGCAGCGttggaaaatggaattaaaaatgaggaaaatacagAACCAGGTGCTGAATCTGCTGAGAACGCTGAAGATCCCAACAAAGATACAAGTGAAAATGCAGATGGTCAAAGTGATGAGAACAAGGAGGACTATACAATCCCAGATGAGTATAGAATTGGACCGTATCAGCCCAACGTTCCTGTTG GTATAGACTATGTGATACCTAAAACAGGGTTTTACTGTAAGCTGTGTTCACTCTTTTATACAAATGAAGAAGTTGCAAAGAATACTCACTGCAGCAGCCTTCCTCATTATCAGAAATTAAAG aaatttctgAATAAATTGGCAGAAGAACGCAGGCAGAAGAAGGAAACTTAA